In a single window of the Sylvia atricapilla isolate bSylAtr1 chromosome 20, bSylAtr1.pri, whole genome shotgun sequence genome:
- the FZD9 gene encoding frizzled-9 — protein MAAARLRVALWVLWHYGVGGRGLELAGLEGPRGRAARCQPVDIPMCRGIGYNLTRMPNLLGHESQREAALKLHEFAPLVEYGCHVHLRFFLCSLYAPMCTDQVSASIPACRPMCEQARHKCVPIMEQFNFGWPESLDCGRLPTKNDPNALCMEAPENASAAEPHKGQGMLPVAPRPWPPGTATEGWGPNGLGACNNPEKFQYVEKSLSCAPRCSPGVDVYWSQEDKDFAFIWMAVWSTLCFVSTAFTVLTFLLDPHRFRYPERPIIFLSMCYNVYSVAFIIRSVAGAENIACDRENGELYIIQEGLESTGCTIVFLILYYFGMASSLWWVVLTLTWFLAAGKKWGHEAIEAHSSYFHMAAWGIPAMKTIVILTMRKVAGDELTGLCYVGSMDVSALTGFVLIPLSCYLVIGTSFILTGFVALFHIRKIMKTGGTNTEKLEKLMVKIGVFSILYTVPATCVIVCYFYERLNVDYWMLRALEHGCLRLPGRRAANCSLEASVPTVAVFMLKIFMSLVVGITSGVWVWSSKTLQTWQSLCNRRLGMRTQGKPCSGVSCGGGHCHYKAPTVMLHMTKTDPYLDNPTHV, from the coding sequence ATGGCGGCTGCACGGCTGCGGGTGGCTCTGTGGGTACTGTGGCATTATGGGGTGGGCGGTCGCGGGTTGGAGCTGGCGGGACTGGAGGGCCCGCGGGGGCGCGCAGCGCGGTGCCAGCCCGTGGACATCCCGATGTGCCGTGGGATCGGGTACAACCTGACCCGCATGCCCAACCTGCTGGGGCACGAGAGCCAGCGTGAGGCCGCCCTGAAGCTGCACGAGTTCGCCCCGCTGGTGGAGTACGGCTGCCACGTTCACCTGCgcttcttcctctgctccctctaCGCACCCATGTGCACCGATCAGGTGAGCGCCAGCATCCCTGCCTGCCGCCCCATGTGTGAGCAGGCCCGCCACAAGTGCGTCCCCATCATGGAACAGTTCAATTTTGGCTGGCCTGAGTCACTTGACTGTGGCAGGTTGCCCACCAAGAACGACCCCAATGCCCTCTGCATGGAGGCCCCTGAAAATGCTTCAGCTGCTGAGCCACACAAAGGACAGGGGATGCTTCCCGTGGCCCCCCGGCCCTGGCCACCTGGCACTGCTACCGAGGGATGGGGACCCAATGGGCTGGGGGCCTGCAACAACCCCGAGAAGTTCCAGTACGTGGAGAAGAGCCTGTCATGCGCACCCAGGTGCTCCCCCGGAGTGGACGTGTACTGGTCCCAGGAAGACAAGGACTTTGCCTTCATCTGGATGGCTGTCTGGTCCACCCTCTGCTTCGTCTCCACTGCCTTCACAGTGCTCACTTTTCTGCTCGACCCCCACCGCTTCCGGTATCCTGAAAGGCCTATCATTTTCCTCTCTATGTGCTACAATGTCTACTCTGTGGCCTTCATCATCCGCTCTGTGGCTGGGGCTGAGAACATTGCCTGTGACCGGGAGAATGGTGAGCTCTACATCATacaggaggggctggagagcaCAGGCTGCACCATTGTTTTCCTCATCCTCTACTATTTTGGCATGGCTAGCTCTCTCTGGTGGGTTGTCCTCACCCTCACCTggttcctggctgctgggaagaaATGGGGGCACGAGGCCATTGAGGCCCACAGCAGCTATTTCCACATGGCCGCCTGGGGCATCCCAGCCATGAAAACCATTGTCATCCTCACCATGCGGAAGGTGGCAGGGGATGAGCTCACAGGGTTGTGCTATGTGGGGAGCATGGACGTCAGCGCCCTGACTGGCTTTGTCCTCATCCCCCTCTCCTGCTACCTGGTCATCGGCACCTCCTTCATCCTCACTGGCTTCGTTGCCCTCTTCCACATCCGGAAGATCATGAAGACAGGTGGCACCAACACggagaagctggagaagctgaTGGTGAAGATTGGGGTCTTCTCTATCCTCTACACCGTCCCAGCCACCTGTGTCATTGTCTGCTACTTCTATGAGCGGCTGAACGTGGATTACTGGATGCTGCGGGCACTGGAGCATGGCTGCCTGCGCCTGCCTGGCCGCCGTGCTGCCAACTGCTCCCTTGAGGCCTCAGTGCCTACTGTGGCTGTCTTCATGCTTAAGATTTTCATGTCACTGGTGGTGGGCATCACCAGTGGGGTGTGGGTGTGGAGCTCTAAAACGCTGCAGACCTGGCAGAGCCTGTGCAACAGGCGGCTGGGCATGAGGACGCAGGGCAAGCCCTGCAGTGGGGTCAGCTGTGGCGGGGGACACTGTCACTACAAAGCCCCCACAGTCATGCTGCACATGACCAAGACAGACCCATACCTGGATAACCCGACTCACGTCTAG